GGCTAAAAGTTAATAAGAAAGGCCAAGTCCTCAAGCCGAATGGGAGTACCATTCCCAATCTCTATGCAGGCGGAGGTGTAGCGGTTGGTGTCTCAGGATCAGGAGTTAGTGGTTACTGTTCAGGAAACGGCCTCCTGACTGCAACTGTCCTTGGCAAACTAGCTGGGGAGGATGCCGGAGCTTCTATCAAAGAAGGTGCTAAAGATGCCTGAATACCTGGATCAAATTTGTCAATTTTTAGTTAATACCGATTTCGATGACTTCAATACCAATATTCTGGAACAAACAAAAAAAGTTATTTACGATACGATAGGGGCTATTACAGCCGGGGCCCAGCTAGAAGAGCCAAAAGACATGTCAAGAAATTTAGCCCCCTTTTCAGGACCATTAATCTGCACACTTATTGGACAGAAGAGGAAAACTGATCCATTAAATGCCGCACTCATTAACGGGACGGCAGGAACATGGCTCGAATTGGACGAAGGAAATCAATTTGCTAGGGGACATGCTGGAATTCATGTAGTCCCAGCAGCCCTTGCAATGGGAGAAGAAAAAGGAGTCTCTGGAAAGGAGTTTATCACAGCAGTTGTTCTCGGTTACGAAATCGCTTGCAGAATCGGTATCGCATCTAAGTTGAGGATGACGATGCATCCTCATGGTACATGGGGAACGATAGGTGCTGCAATAACAGTGGGTAAATTGATGAACATCAATGCCAATCAGATGAAGACTTTAATTAATATTTCGTCGTCTTTGGCACTCGCTACATCAAGGAGGACGATGCTGGAAGGGGGTACAGTCAGAAATCTCTACGCTGGGGTAAGCGGTTATATGGGAATATTAGCATATTACCTTTTACTAAGTGGATTTACAGGTGAGGGGGACGGAATTAGTTCGGTCTATGGGGCTGTGGTCTCTGATTCATTTAGCCCGTCCATGATGGTGAAAGACCTTGGCTTGCAATACGAAATTACCAGAAATTATTTCAAGCAATATGCCTGTTGCCGTTACAATCATTCAACCCTCGATGCCCTCTATAAGATCATGGAGAAACAAGAGGGTAAAAGACTTGATCCAGAGGGCATTAGAAAAATTGATGTTGAGACATATTCTTTAGCAGCTCAACTCAATAACCAAACCCCTGAAAACATGTTAGCAGCGAAGTTTTCTCTCCCTTTTGCTATTGCAACAACAATTGTCCATGGAAATTCCGGAGTAGAAAGTTTCTTTCCAGATAAATTAGGTAAAGAAGAAATTAAAGAGTTGATCGCTCGTATTGAGGTAAAGGAAAATCCTGAATTTACAAGTATGATGCCTTCTCGCCGGCCTTCTCGAGTGACCATAGTCATGAAAAGTGGAGAACGATTTACAGAGACGGTTTTCGTAAGTAAGGGAGACGTTGAGGATCCCTATTCAACAAAAGAAATCAAGGACAAGTTTTTAAATCTTACAGCCCCCGTGTACGGATTAAAGAGAGCAGAAGAGATTTTAGATATGACTAATAAGATAGAATCCTTCGATAACATCAGAAATTATACAGAAGGACTTTAAATGAAATTCACTGGAATCGAAGGGAGGGTGTGAACATGACATCATACGATTTGGTTATTAAAAATGGTAATCTGGTTATTCCTAAAGTAGGCTTGATTAAAGCGGACATCGGCATTAGTGGAGAGAAAATAACGGCCATATCGAAGGAGATCACGACGAAAGAAGTTGGGAGAGTTTTGGAAGCTTCTGGTAAATATGTTTTCCCAGGGGCAGTGGATTCCCATTTCCATATAGGGATCTTCAGATCCATGGATGAAGATGCACTAAGTGAATCCAGATCTGCGGCTTGGGGAGGGATAACAACAATATGCAGTTATTTTCGGACAGGGAAAAATTATTTGAATAAATCGGGGCCCTATAAGCAGATTTTTCCAGAGGTTTTAGAGAAGTCGAAAAATTCGTTTTATACCGATTATGCCTACCATATAACTATCATGAACCCGGAGCAAATGACTGAGATCGAAATGCTAGTGAGTGAATTTGGTGTTTCAACATTCAAGTATTTTATGTTTTATAAAATGCTTGACTTAACAGGGGCGCCTGGAAGCGATAAGTATCTTTTGCTCAACACATCTTATGATCTTGGATTTCTTTATAACTATATGAAAGAAGTTTCACGGGTTTATAAAATTTACAGAGACTATGGTAGGGTCAGTCTAAGCCTACATTGTGAACAACCAGAGATTATTAACGCAAAGACTCAATATGTCCGACAACATGAGTCAGGGAATCCCTTAAAGGATTATAGTGACGCCAGACCACCGTTTTCGGAAAAGATGGCCATTAAAGAAGTTGAAGTCTTAGTTTCCGAGACCAAGTGCCCTGTCAACCTACTTCACCTCTCAAGTATCGATGCTGTGGAAGCAGGAAAGGAAGTGGTGAAAAAGCATCCAGAGCTAAATATACTTTTAGAAGGAACGCTACATCATTTGGGTCTATCGAATGATATCAAATACGGAATACTGGGGAAAGTCAATCCACCCATTCGGGAGAGAGAACATGTCGAAGGTTTGTGGAAAGCTGTTATCGGTGGCGATATTAAGACAGTGGTGAGCGATAGCGCTTGCGCTTCAAAAAAGATTAAAGAAGGGGATATCTGGACCTCTTTAGCTGGTTTTGGAGGTGCTGAACTTATGTTTCCTTTGTTGCTAACCGAGGGATACCGAAAACGTGGATTGTCGTTAGAAAGAGTGGCTGAGCTGACCTCATACAACCCTGCCATTTATCACGACTTATATCCCAAAAAGGGAACAATTGCCATTGGTTCTGATGCGGATTTGGCTATTATTGATTTGGATAAAGAAAAAGAGGTAAGCGTGGATACGCTACACTCTGCTCAGGATTTTACTCCTTTTGAAGGTGCAAAGTATCAAGGTTGGCCGGTCTATACAATTCTTCGTGGTAAAGTAATTTTCGAAAACGATAAGATTGTTGGTCGGCCAGGAGATGGGAAGTATATCATGCGTCCAGTAAAGTATCACTTTAGACATGAACTTCCATCAAGTAATTGAACTTATAAGGAAATTATAGAATCAGGATCAAAAATCCGTTGAGTAGTCATAAAAGACTATTTTCTGTTATGTTGTCGTTGGCAATGGCTTCTTGGGCATCTGTAAACATGAACAAGCTTTGGAGCTTGACATAACAGAGTTTACAATTAGGTGATGCCCCATAGCTATTAGTGTCTTTCCGCAGGGGATTGGATGGTAAAAGTGTTAAGAAACAAATTAACAAAGGAGGTGTGCGATGCTATCCAACAAAAGGAAAAAGTTGACACGTAGGGAGTTTATTAAGGGAACGGCTGTGGCTGGCACTGCTGCCGTAGCCGGTACGATCGGGTTCCCATATGTATTGAGGGCAACGGAACCCAAAGAAATATTAATCGGCCACATCCACCCATTGTCTGGTTTTCTGGCTTTTGATGGGCAGGAACTCAAGAAGGGTCTCCAATTGGCAGTTGATGAAATAAACGCTTCTGGAGGGATTAAATCGTTAGGTGGGGCTAAACTGAAACTCCTTGACGCGGATAGTGAGGGAAAACCGGAATTAGCGGTTTCAGCTGTAGAGCGTCTTCAAAGAGCGGGTGTGGTGGCTATCATGGGAGCTTATCAATCCGCCGTAACAATAGTAGCTTCCCAACAAGCGGAAAGGCACGAAATACCTTTTGTTGTCACTGTCGCCGTTGCTGATGAAGTTACGGCTCGGGGTTTCAAGTACACTTTTCGCGTGCAACCCAGTGCTGAACAGATGGCTTCGCAAACCGTCAAATACATCAGCGAAATCGCAAAAGTATCAAGCGAATCTGTAAAGACAATCGCTTACCTCCACGATGATACAGCTTTTGGCGTTTCCTTGTCTGGCCATGTGGTAAAGCACGCTCCAAAATACGGGATGGAGGTTATAGCAAAGATTCCTTATTCTCCCAGGGCAGCTGATGTTTCTACGGAAGTGGGCAAAATAAAAGCATCAGGGGCTGATGTGATTATGGCGACGGGGTATTTCGGAGACGGTGTCCGTGTCCTAAAGACGATAAGGGATATGAGGGTAAAAGCGAAAGGGATTATAGGATGTGGAAACGGGGCTTTTACACACCCAAAATTCGTGGATGAGTTGGGCAGCCTCACTGAGCATGTGATGGATGGTAACTATCGCGCCAATCCAAGGAGTCCATTAACCAAGAGAGCGTTTGCGCGTTACAAGGAGGTTTATGGAACGGAGATGGGACCCTCTACAGTGTTCGCCTATCAGCCCATATATGTCCTTGCTGATGCCCTTGAAAGGGCGAAATCTACCAAAAGGGAGGCAGTCAGAGAAGCTCTTGCGAAGACTAATCTCAAAGAGCATATTTTGCCCCAGGGACCCATAGTGTTCGGTCCGGATGGACAGAATGTGAATGCACAAGCAACGATGATGCAGATTCTCGGGGGCAAGATCGTTGTTGTTTGGCCCGATATATATTCTGAGGCTAAGTTCGTATTTCCACAGCCAATGTAACAAAGGCGTCAGCGCTAGGTGGCATCTCGCTGGGTGCACGCTGGAACGTTTACGGGATCTAATGCCATGACAGTTTCTTTTGTTATTGAGTCGTTATTAAATGGTCTCTTGATAGGAGGCGTTTACAGCCTTATGGCAATAGGCTTAACGCTCATTTTCGGGGTTATGCGAGTGGTCAATTTTGCGCATGGATCTCTTATCATGCTTGGCATGTACGCCTCCTATTGGACCGTTACTTTATTTAAAATCGATCCTTATCTCTCTATTCTCGTCTCACTCGGCGCACTGTTCTTAATTGGTGCCAGCATTCAGAAATTCCTTATTAACCCTATTCTTAATGCACCCGAACATAATCAATTACTGTTGACGCTAGGCGTCTCTCTGTTTATGGAGAACTTTGCTGTTTTCGTTTGGTCGCCTGATTATAGAATGATGAAAACCTTTTACGGGGAGATTAATTTCCATATTGGCGATGTTTCAATTTCCCTAGTCCGACTCCTAGCTTTTGTTTTTGCAATGGTCCTCGCTGGCATTCTTTACCTTATTCTTACCAGAACTGACTTAGGGAGAGCAATCCGAGCTGCCAGCGAGGAACCAATAGGAGCAGTTCTTATGGGGGTAAATATTCGGCGTATTTACATCGTCACCTTCGGAATTGGTGCTGCCTGTGCGGGCGTTTCTGGTGCGGCTATCACCCCCTTTATTCCCGTGTATCCCTATGTGGGCTGGCTTTTCGTCATTACAGCCTTTGTAGTGGTCGTTCTCGGAGGAATGGGGAATATGCTGGGAGCATTCATTGGGGGATTAATCATTGGGCTGGCAGATAGTGTGGGGGCAATGTTCCTGCCAGGAGCAATGAAATCGATCATATCCTTTAGTATTTTCATCATCATCCTGCTCTTTAAACCAACGGGTCTGTTTGGGAGGGGAAATGGATAAGTACCTGCGGCGCGAACTTAGCCGCAAAACTTGGTTCGCCATCATTGCCATTCTGGCAGGGCTTCATGTGCTGCCTTGGGTTTTCCCGGGCATTCAACACATTATGATAATGATTTTTCTTTTTACACTAATGGGGCAGGGGTGGAATGTGCTCGGGGGATACGTGGGACAATTTTCTTTTGGCCACTCTTTGTTTTTCGGGCTAGGTGCTTACGTTTCCTCTCTTCTCTTTATCCGTCTTACATTGACTCCTTGGATCGGAATCTTTTTTTCTTGCGCTGCTGGCATTGTTTTGGGGTGCTTCATAGGGTTCCTTAGTTTTCGTTATGGTCTTAGAGGCCCTTATTTTGCGTTAATCATGCTTGCATTTGCTGAGATTTTCCATATGACGGCCACGGGCTGGAGTTGGGTAGGAGGCGCTCTGGGAATATCAATTCCTCTGAAAGGGAATACTCCTGGTCTTATGCAGTTTGTGAAGAAGGAACCCTACTACCTTATCTCGCTGTGGATGATGACGGGAGCACTATATCTGGCATGGAGGATTGAGAGAAGCCGACTTGGGCTTTACTTCCTCGCAACAAGAGAGGATGTGGATGCAGCTGAAGCTCTTGGTGTCAATACCTTCAGGGCCCAGATGATAGCTATGGCCATCAGTGCAGGCCTAACCGCTATAGGAGGAACGTTGTATGCCCAATACCTTTTATACATAGATCCTGACTCAACTTTTGGAGTTGTTAATTCTGTAGAAATTATGCTCCGACCCATAATTGGAGGGCCAGGGACCGTTTTGGGACCACTCCTTGGCTCCGTGCTTCTTACCCCTCTTTCAGAAATTACCCGCCTCGCTTTTCAGTCCTACAGTGGTGTTTACCTCATGATATATGGAGTTATCCTAATTTTAGTAATTATGTTTCTTCCTAATGGAATTATGGGTATAGCAAGAAAAGTTGTTTCCACAGTGCTTAGAAGAGGATATTAACCGTGAGTACTGGGTCTATTTTGAACGTTGAATCGGTATCTAAATCCTTTCGAGGCCTCAAGGCAATATCGGGAGTGTCATTCCAAGTCAAGCCAAGTGAAATCCTAGGAATTATCGGGCCCAACGGTGCAGGAAAGACAACTCTCTTCAATCTGATAACCGGATTTGTCCGTCCCGACGCAGGCAAAATCGAATTCCAAGGTCATTCTCTTGTAGGTATGCCCACCCACATGATTTGCAAGTTGGGAATCACGAGAACCTTTCAAATTGTGAAGCCTTTTAGTCACCTTACTACTTTACAAAATGTTGCTGTGGGCTGTTACAACCGATGTACTAACGTTGAGGAAACGGAGCAGAGTGCGTGGGAAATCCTGCAATTTGTAGGCCTTGATAGGAAAGCACTCCAGCCTGCCAGTAGTCTGACTCCTCCCGACAGAAAGAAGCTAGAGCTTGCAAGGGCTTTGGGAACCCAACCCAAATTGCTGCTTCTTGACGAAGTGATGGCAGGGCTCAATCCTAAAGAACAAGGGGATATCATCGAGCTAGTACGTAGGGTTCGTGAAAAAGGTATTTCTCTTCTTATTATTGAGCATCACATGCGAGTTATTATGGGTCTTAGTGATCGCATCCTCGTTCTTAATCATGGTATATGTATCGCACAAGGAACCCCGCAAGAAGTGTGCGAGGACATAAATGTCATTGAGGCCTATTTAGGAAAAGGAGTTCACATTGCTGGTCATTGATAACATTGAAGTCTTATACGCTCAAGTGCAGGTTCTACGAGGAGTCACCTTAGATGCTAACGAGCGAGAGATTGTATCTCTACTGGGCAGCAATGCTTCAGGAAAAAGTACAACTGTGAATGCAATCTCAGGGGTTGTGCCGGTAACAAAGGGTTCAATTCGTTTCATGGATATAGATATTACTCACATGCCACCCCATATGCGAGTAGCCATGGGGCTTATACAAGTTCCTGAAGGGCGCCGGATCTTCCCAATGCTTACGGTCGAAGAAAACCTCATCATGGGCTCATATCTTAAGAAG
The sequence above is a segment of the Methanomassiliicoccales archaeon genome. Coding sequences within it:
- a CDS encoding dihydroorotase family protein translates to MTSYDLVIKNGNLVIPKVGLIKADIGISGEKITAISKEITTKEVGRVLEASGKYVFPGAVDSHFHIGIFRSMDEDALSESRSAAWGGITTICSYFRTGKNYLNKSGPYKQIFPEVLEKSKNSFYTDYAYHITIMNPEQMTEIEMLVSEFGVSTFKYFMFYKMLDLTGAPGSDKYLLLNTSYDLGFLYNYMKEVSRVYKIYRDYGRVSLSLHCEQPEIINAKTQYVRQHESGNPLKDYSDARPPFSEKMAIKEVEVLVSETKCPVNLLHLSSIDAVEAGKEVVKKHPELNILLEGTLHHLGLSNDIKYGILGKVNPPIREREHVEGLWKAVIGGDIKTVVSDSACASKKIKEGDIWTSLAGFGGAELMFPLLLTEGYRKRGLSLERVAELTSYNPAIYHDLYPKKGTIAIGSDADLAIIDLDKEKEVSVDTLHSAQDFTPFEGAKYQGWPVYTILRGKVIFENDKIVGRPGDGKYIMRPVKYHFRHELPSSN
- a CDS encoding ABC transporter ATP-binding protein, yielding MSTGSILNVESVSKSFRGLKAISGVSFQVKPSEILGIIGPNGAGKTTLFNLITGFVRPDAGKIEFQGHSLVGMPTHMICKLGITRTFQIVKPFSHLTTLQNVAVGCYNRCTNVEETEQSAWEILQFVGLDRKALQPASSLTPPDRKKLELARALGTQPKLLLLDEVMAGLNPKEQGDIIELVRRVREKGISLLIIEHHMRVIMGLSDRILVLNHGICIAQGTPQEVCEDINVIEAYLGKGVHIAGH
- a CDS encoding branched-chain amino acid ABC transporter permease translates to MDKYLRRELSRKTWFAIIAILAGLHVLPWVFPGIQHIMIMIFLFTLMGQGWNVLGGYVGQFSFGHSLFFGLGAYVSSLLFIRLTLTPWIGIFFSCAAGIVLGCFIGFLSFRYGLRGPYFALIMLAFAEIFHMTATGWSWVGGALGISIPLKGNTPGLMQFVKKEPYYLISLWMMTGALYLAWRIERSRLGLYFLATREDVDAAEALGVNTFRAQMIAMAISAGLTAIGGTLYAQYLLYIDPDSTFGVVNSVEIMLRPIIGGPGTVLGPLLGSVLLTPLSEITRLAFQSYSGVYLMIYGVILILVIMFLPNGIMGIARKVVSTVLRRGY
- a CDS encoding ABC transporter substrate-binding protein; protein product: MLSNKRKKLTRREFIKGTAVAGTAAVAGTIGFPYVLRATEPKEILIGHIHPLSGFLAFDGQELKKGLQLAVDEINASGGIKSLGGAKLKLLDADSEGKPELAVSAVERLQRAGVVAIMGAYQSAVTIVASQQAERHEIPFVVTVAVADEVTARGFKYTFRVQPSAEQMASQTVKYISEIAKVSSESVKTIAYLHDDTAFGVSLSGHVVKHAPKYGMEVIAKIPYSPRAADVSTEVGKIKASGADVIMATGYFGDGVRVLKTIRDMRVKAKGIIGCGNGAFTHPKFVDELGSLTEHVMDGNYRANPRSPLTKRAFARYKEVYGTEMGPSTVFAYQPIYVLADALERAKSTKREAVREALAKTNLKEHILPQGPIVFGPDGQNVNAQATMMQILGGKIVVVWPDIYSEAKFVFPQPM
- a CDS encoding branched-chain amino acid ABC transporter permease: MHAGTFTGSNAMTVSFVIESLLNGLLIGGVYSLMAIGLTLIFGVMRVVNFAHGSLIMLGMYASYWTVTLFKIDPYLSILVSLGALFLIGASIQKFLINPILNAPEHNQLLLTLGVSLFMENFAVFVWSPDYRMMKTFYGEINFHIGDVSISLVRLLAFVFAMVLAGILYLILTRTDLGRAIRAASEEPIGAVLMGVNIRRIYIVTFGIGAACAGVSGAAITPFIPVYPYVGWLFVITAFVVVVLGGMGNMLGAFIGGLIIGLADSVGAMFLPGAMKSIISFSIFIIILLFKPTGLFGRGNG
- a CDS encoding MmgE/PrpD family protein, whose protein sequence is MPELLSKKVLKMPEYLDQICQFLVNTDFDDFNTNILEQTKKVIYDTIGAITAGAQLEEPKDMSRNLAPFSGPLICTLIGQKRKTDPLNAALINGTAGTWLELDEGNQFARGHAGIHVVPAALAMGEEKGVSGKEFITAVVLGYEIACRIGIASKLRMTMHPHGTWGTIGAAITVGKLMNINANQMKTLINISSSLALATSRRTMLEGGTVRNLYAGVSGYMGILAYYLLLSGFTGEGDGISSVYGAVVSDSFSPSMMVKDLGLQYEITRNYFKQYACCRYNHSTLDALYKIMEKQEGKRLDPEGIRKIDVETYSLAAQLNNQTPENMLAAKFSLPFAIATTIVHGNSGVESFFPDKLGKEEIKELIARIEVKENPEFTSMMPSRRPSRVTIVMKSGERFTETVFVSKGDVEDPYSTKEIKDKFLNLTAPVYGLKRAEEILDMTNKIESFDNIRNYTEGL